The genomic window CGTCGGCCCCGGCGTCCCGGTGATCGGCACCGTGCCCGCCATCAAGCCGGCGGCCGCGGCCTGCCGCTCGGTCGCGGTGTGGGCCACCGCGGCGACCACCGCGAGCAAGTACCAGGCCGACCTCATCGCGGAGTTCGGCGGCGACGCCAAGGTGGTGGGAGTGGCCTGTCACGGCCTCGCCGACGCCATCGATCGCGGCGATCTGGTGGCGGCCCGCGATTCCATCACCCGGGCCGCCGAGCAGACGCCCGACGACGTGGAGGGCGTCGTTCTCGGCTGCACGCACTACCCGCTGGTCATCGACGCCATCGTGGCGGCGCTGCCGGTCGGTGTCCGCCTGTTCGACAGCGCGCAAGCCGTTGCCGCGCAGACCATTCGGCGGATGGACGCGCTCGGCAGGCCGACCACCGGCAACGGTGTCGTTCGGGTACTGAACAGCGGACGACCCGGCGCGCTGCCCGCCAGCGCCGCGGCGTTCGAATCCGGACGCATTCTCGGCGCTGTGCCCGAGTAAAGCGTCCGGCTGGCCTGTTCCACCCGATCGGCGGTGTTGAATCGATCGGGTGCGGGAGACCCGTCCCGCGCCGCGCCGAGGGATGGGAGCCGTCGATGATCGAAACAGCGCCGACCGCCGCGGATGTGCGGTCAGCACTCGCGGAGGTCGCCGACCCTGCCGACGCGATCCATCTCCAGCGCTTCTTCAAGACCGGTCCCGGCGAGTACGGCGAGGGCGACGTGTTCATCGGTGTGCGTGTCCCGACGACCCGCGCGGTCGCCAAACGCTTTGCCGCACTCGACCTCACCGAGATCGACGACCTGCTCGGCAGCGCCGTGCACGAGGAGCGCCTGGCCGGTCTCGTCATCCTGAACGCCCGCTTCGCCAAGGCGGCCAAGCCGCGCACGCTCGACGTGGCGGGGCAGGAGAAGATGGTGCACCTGTATCTGGACGCCGTGCGCCGCGGCCGGGTGAACAACTGGGACCTCGTCGACGTGTCCGCCGAGAACGTCCTCGGCCCGTGGTTGCTGGACCGGCCGCGGGATCTGCTCTTCGAGCTGGCCGCCGCGGATTCGCTGTGGCAGCGCCGCGTCGCCCTGCTGACCACCTTCGCCTTCATCAAGGCGGGCGATCCGAGCACGACCTTCCAACTCTGCGAACAACTGCTGACCGACCGCCGCGACCTCATCCAGAAAGCGGTCGGCTGGATGCTGCGCGAGGTCGGCAAGCGCATCGACCGGGCGCTGCTGACCGGCTTCCTGGACGAGCACGCGCCACGGATGGGCCGCACCGCGCTCGGCTACGCCACCGAACACCTCGAGGCCGCCGACCGAGCCGCCTACCGCGCGGCGCGCTGAGCGGCCCTCAGAACTGGATGCGCAACCGATCCGTGACCGGCCGCGCCTGGCAGCCGAGGATGTAGCCATTCTCGATGTCCTCGGGATCGAGGATCTCGGCGTTCGCCATCTCGACCTTGCCCTCCAGCACCGTGCAGGCGCAGGACCCGCATTCGCCCTCCTGGCAGGAGTAGGGCACGTCGAGACCCTTGGCGAGCATGATGTCGACCAGCGTCTGCTTGCGCGGCCAGCTCAGCTCGTGCACCTCACCGTCGAGTTCCACCTCGACGGTCGCCGCGTCGGCGGCCTCCTCGTCGCTCACCTCGACCGGCGCCTGGTCGGCGAACGGGTCTCCGGCAAGGGAATTGAACACCTCGGCGTGCGTGCGCGACCGCGGAACGCCGAGCCGGCCGAGCGCGTCGTGCACCCGGTCCATGAACGGCTTCGGCCCGCACATGAACGCCTCGTAGCCGGTGTAGGGCGCGACGAGGGTGGCGAGCGTGTCGGCGGTCGGCAGGCCGAGCAGCGGCTCCAGCCAGTGGATGACGGTGAGCCGCTGCGGGTGCTTGTCGACGAGCTCGCGCAGTTCGCGCGCGAAGATCACGGTGTCCGCGTCGCGGTTGGCGTAGACGAGCACGATCTTGCCGGTGCCGCGGGCCAGCGCGGACTTCAGGATGGACATCACCGGCGTGATGCCGCTGCCCGCGCCGAACAGCAGCAGGTCCTCGTCGAGGTTCTTCGGTGTGAAGACGCCGGAGGGCGGCAGCACCTCGAGCTGATCGCCCGCTTTGACGTTGTCGCACACCCAGTTCGAGCCGTAGCCGCCCTCGGTGCGCTTCACGGTGACCTTGGGCTGGTCGTCGGTGTGCGGCGAGCTGGCCAGCGAGTAGCAGCGGGCCACCGAGCCGGTCAGGTCGCTGGGGATGCGCAGCGTGAGGAACTGGCCCGGCTTGTACTCGAACTTCTCGCGCAGCTCGTCGGGGACGTCGAAGACCAGCGAGTTGGTGTCGGCCGTCTCGGCGATGACCGCGGCAACCCGCAGCACGACCGAGCGCGAGCCGTGGGGAACTTCGACGGTTGTCATGACGTCCTCTCGAATCCGGCACCGCCGGCGACCGCGGGTCCAGCGGCCACCGACAAAACTAGAACGTGTTTCAGTTTCATCGTACGTCGCGGTCCGGCTGGTGGACAAGCTGGGCCTCGAGACCCGCGATCAGCACCTCCATGCCGAAGTCGTAGGCGTACTTGCCGCGCAGGTCGGATATGTACTTCGTGGCCCGCTCCACCGACTCGGGCAGCGCGACTTCCGACAGCGGGGCGCGGTCGCGGGGGTTCACCCGGCTGCGGCCGAACAGGTAGGTGTGGATCGTCGCGTAGGCGGCGA from Nocardia bhagyanarayanae includes these protein-coding regions:
- a CDS encoding DNA alkylation repair protein; the protein is MIETAPTAADVRSALAEVADPADAIHLQRFFKTGPGEYGEGDVFIGVRVPTTRAVAKRFAALDLTEIDDLLGSAVHEERLAGLVILNARFAKAAKPRTLDVAGQEKMVHLYLDAVRRGRVNNWDLVDVSAENVLGPWLLDRPRDLLFELAAADSLWQRRVALLTTFAFIKAGDPSTTFQLCEQLLTDRRDLIQKAVGWMLREVGKRIDRALLTGFLDEHAPRMGRTALGYATEHLEAADRAAYRAAR
- a CDS encoding ferredoxin--NADP reductase, which translates into the protein MTTVEVPHGSRSVVLRVAAVIAETADTNSLVFDVPDELREKFEYKPGQFLTLRIPSDLTGSVARCYSLASSPHTDDQPKVTVKRTEGGYGSNWVCDNVKAGDQLEVLPPSGVFTPKNLDEDLLLFGAGSGITPVMSILKSALARGTGKIVLVYANRDADTVIFARELRELVDKHPQRLTVIHWLEPLLGLPTADTLATLVAPYTGYEAFMCGPKPFMDRVHDALGRLGVPRSRTHAEVFNSLAGDPFADQAPVEVSDEEAADAATVEVELDGEVHELSWPRKQTLVDIMLAKGLDVPYSCQEGECGSCACTVLEGKVEMANAEILDPEDIENGYILGCQARPVTDRLRIQF
- a CDS encoding glutamate racemase, encoding MIVALIDSGLGLLPTAAWLRKLRPDVDLLLQLDPDGAPWGPKPERWTVDRVVSAARTSVESGAEVIVLPCNTASVTALEHVRADVGPGVPVIGTVPAIKPAAAACRSVAVWATAATTASKYQADLIAEFGGDAKVVGVACHGLADAIDRGDLVAARDSITRAAEQTPDDVEGVVLGCTHYPLVIDAIVAALPVGVRLFDSAQAVAAQTIRRMDALGRPTTGNGVVRVLNSGRPGALPASAAAFESGRILGAVPE